One genomic window of Gammaproteobacteria bacterium includes the following:
- a CDS encoding type IV pilus twitching motility protein PilT, with product MRLEDLLTLSVERRASDLHLSAGMPPMLRIDGDVREAMEDVVSHEQVLAMAYSVMTEKQQADYELTKESDFSTELPGIARFRVNLFQQSRGAGAVIRVIPSQIATLEQLGCPEIFKRIAQTPRGLVLVTGPTGSGKSTTLAAMIDYINETRAEHVLTIEDPIEFVYKSKKSLINQREVHRDTQSFANALRGALREDPDVILVGEMRDPETIGLALTAAETGHLVFGTLHTSSAAKTIDRIIDVFPAAEQAMVRTMLAESLRAVISQILLKKKEGGRVAAHEILISNPAIRNLIRENKIPQINSAMQVGHQHGMQTLEQSMVNLVKQGVVTKDEALSRSDNREI from the coding sequence ATGCGATTGGAAGACTTGCTTACTTTGAGTGTGGAAAGACGCGCATCAGATCTGCATTTGTCAGCGGGAATGCCGCCGATGTTACGCATTGATGGAGATGTTCGTGAAGCAATGGAGGATGTCGTTTCACATGAACAGGTGCTGGCGATGGCATATTCAGTGATGACGGAGAAGCAGCAGGCTGATTATGAATTAACGAAAGAAAGTGATTTTTCTACGGAATTGCCGGGAATAGCGCGTTTTCGGGTGAACTTATTTCAGCAATCAAGGGGGGCTGGTGCAGTTATCCGGGTTATCCCTTCCCAAATTGCCACGCTGGAACAGTTGGGCTGTCCAGAGATATTTAAGCGAATTGCACAAACTCCACGTGGATTGGTGTTGGTAACGGGGCCGACAGGTTCAGGTAAGTCGACAACGCTTGCCGCCATGATCGATTACATCAACGAAACCAGAGCTGAACATGTTCTCACCATCGAAGACCCGATCGAGTTTGTATATAAAAGTAAAAAATCATTAATTAACCAACGCGAGGTTCATCGCGATACTCAGTCATTTGCCAATGCACTTCGTGGCGCGCTACGCGAAGATCCGGATGTCATTTTGGTGGGAGAAATGCGAGATCCAGAAACCATCGGCTTGGCGTTGACCGCAGCAGAAACAGGCCATCTTGTGTTTGGCACTTTGCACACCAGCTCTGCAGCAAAAACCATAGATCGAATTATTGACGTGTTTCCTGCTGCAGAGCAGGCCATGGTTAGAACCATGCTGGCAGAGTCGCTGCGCGCGGTTATTTCACAGATTTTGCTGAAGAAAAAAGAAGGGGGTCGCGTAGCTGCGCATGAAATATTGATCTCAAACCCGGCCATCAGAAATTTAATCCGTGAAAACAAAATACCCCAAATAAATTCTGCAATGCAAGTTGGTCATCAACATGGGATGCAAACGCTGGAGCAGAGCATGGTTAATCTGGTTAAGCAAGGTGTAGTAACCAAGGATGAGGCGCTGTCGAGATCAGATAATAGAGAAATATGA
- a CDS encoding prepilin-type N-terminal cleavage/methylation domain-containing protein, whose amino-acid sequence MGNERKSNQSGFTLIELAVVLVIIGIILGAVLKGQELINSSKVKKVQSDIHSMETMMLNYYDRKGRWPGDCNLDGNVGFTLPNNSVATALNAVATDPSAISCEATSPVENQDTAFADLRAAGVAPRSTTNASLGKHVLDGAYNIGYTRDTATGATANAIVAYGIPSWMAKMIDVATDGAENGKSGRVRRWDQLDSGINGGTWPLSTADSTPVALVYFYDRTLP is encoded by the coding sequence ATGGGCAATGAACGTAAATCAAACCAGTCTGGATTTACACTGATAGAACTGGCGGTTGTTTTGGTGATTATCGGGATCATCCTTGGGGCTGTTCTGAAAGGTCAAGAACTGATTAATAGTTCTAAAGTGAAGAAAGTGCAAAGTGATATCCACTCCATGGAGACCATGATGCTGAATTATTACGATCGAAAAGGTCGCTGGCCCGGAGATTGTAATCTGGATGGGAATGTAGGATTTACATTGCCAAATAACAGTGTTGCCACTGCCCTGAATGCAGTAGCAACAGATCCATCGGCAATATCTTGTGAAGCGACATCGCCTGTCGAAAATCAGGACACCGCATTTGCCGATCTGCGCGCAGCGGGTGTGGCGCCAAGATCAACGACTAATGCTTCTCTAGGAAAGCATGTGCTTGATGGAGCATACAACATTGGCTATACCAGGGACACTGCAACCGGGGCTACAGCAAATGCAATTGTGGCTTACGGCATTCCGTCGTGGATGGCAAAGATGATAGATGTGGCTACTGATGGTGCAGAGAATGGAAAGTCAGGGCGAGTTCGTCGCTGGGATCAATTGGATAGTGGTATCAATGGTGGAACATGGCCGTTGTCCACTGCTGATAGTACTCCCGTAGCGCTGGTTTATTTTTACGATCGTACCCTTCCTTAA
- a CDS encoding ATPase, T2SS/T4P/T4SS family has protein sequence MAKKIGDMLKEEGVITEGMIQYALRVQKATKERLGDTLLKLNFVTDGEIARILAKQAKIGFESLDGVAPDPLALSQLPYNFSSKHEILPVSIKANRLQLAVADPFDENGLEKISRYTAMSFDLFTAPRAKLIRMIEQIYYLAEHPIEQEMQKVVTDVLAGKPFQAEKVMELLVSTAVETGASDLHLTSAAFATLVSYRIDGVLHLKYSLPPNMHQRLISTFKVESQMDIAEMKRPQDGRMTFEFLQQKYDMRVSCIPTSKGENLVIRILASGDEIRSLEELGYLPAQLEVISRAVKSPYGMILCTGPTGSGKSTSLYGLLRKVNAMENNVMTVEDPVEFQMPLIRQVPVNVKAGITFASAIKSFLRQDPDVILVGEIRDEETATLGVRAAQTGHLVLSTLHTNDAAGAIARLRDLGVGNFMLASTLSCVIAQRLVRRLCPHCKEAHVYKLGDIDVPERIVGRSVFVHKGCDHCRGTGYLGRAAVCEVIEIDDLIKDAIDDDASPIEIRRIAQTAGMITLREAAIEMALKGITDLDEVNRVVKEEKQDRDVDKGNAKDAA, from the coding sequence ATGGCAAAAAAAATAGGGGACATGCTAAAAGAAGAAGGAGTCATTACTGAAGGAATGATTCAGTATGCCCTGCGTGTGCAAAAGGCAACCAAGGAAAGGTTAGGTGATACCCTTTTGAAATTAAACTTTGTAACTGATGGTGAAATAGCAAGAATACTCGCCAAGCAGGCAAAGATAGGATTCGAATCACTGGATGGGGTGGCACCCGATCCTCTGGCGCTGAGTCAACTACCATATAATTTTTCGAGCAAACACGAAATTTTGCCAGTTTCTATCAAGGCGAATCGACTTCAGTTGGCTGTGGCCGATCCATTTGATGAAAATGGATTGGAAAAAATATCGCGCTATACCGCCATGAGTTTTGATCTGTTTACTGCGCCACGCGCAAAATTGATCAGGATGATAGAGCAAATTTACTACCTGGCTGAGCATCCGATTGAGCAAGAAATGCAAAAGGTCGTTACGGATGTATTGGCAGGAAAACCATTTCAGGCAGAAAAGGTGATGGAATTGCTGGTGAGTACCGCAGTAGAGACTGGGGCATCAGATCTACATCTGACATCGGCCGCATTCGCAACGCTAGTTTCCTATCGAATTGATGGTGTTCTTCATCTGAAATATTCATTGCCACCAAACATGCATCAGCGTCTTATTTCGACCTTTAAGGTTGAATCGCAAATGGATATTGCTGAAATGAAACGTCCACAGGATGGACGTATGACGTTTGAATTCCTGCAGCAAAAATATGACATGCGTGTTTCCTGTATACCAACCTCTAAAGGCGAAAATCTGGTAATCCGTATTCTTGCTTCGGGTGATGAAATTCGTTCACTGGAGGAGCTTGGGTATCTTCCGGCGCAGCTTGAGGTGATATCCCGGGCGGTTAAATCTCCGTATGGGATGATTCTTTGTACGGGGCCAACTGGCTCAGGAAAGTCAACCAGTCTGTATGGTCTGCTGCGCAAGGTTAATGCCATGGAAAATAACGTAATGACTGTTGAAGATCCGGTTGAGTTTCAAATGCCGCTGATACGTCAGGTTCCGGTTAACGTAAAAGCTGGCATTACTTTCGCGTCAGCGATTAAAAGTTTTTTACGTCAGGACCCGGACGTTATTTTGGTGGGTGAAATTCGTGACGAAGAAACTGCTACGCTGGGTGTCAGGGCTGCGCAAACAGGGCACCTGGTGCTCTCCACTCTGCACACCAACGATGCGGCAGGTGCGATTGCACGCTTACGGGATTTGGGTGTTGGTAATTTTATGCTGGCATCTACTTTGAGCTGTGTGATTGCTCAGCGACTGGTTCGTCGACTCTGTCCCCATTGTAAGGAAGCACATGTATACAAGCTGGGAGATATTGATGTGCCAGAAAGGATCGTGGGGCGATCCGTATTCGTGCATAAAGGTTGTGATCACTGCAGGGGGACAGGTTACCTGGGGCGTGCTGCGGTCTGTGAGGTAATTGAAATTGATGATCTAATCAAAGATGCGATTGACGATGATGCCTCGCCCATAGAAATCAGAAGAATTGCACAAACGGCAGGGATGATTACGCTTCGCGAGGCAGCCATTGAAATGGCTTTGAAAGGTATTACTGATCTGGATGAGGTAAATCGTGTCGTCAAGGAGGAAAAGCAGGATAGGGACGTCGACAAGGGAAATGCCAAGGATGCGGCGTAG
- a CDS encoding type II secretion system F family protein has translation MSYFFYTTLDDDGRNKRHTEFFVNEDVFLEDLANRHIDPVSYFKIPDIITPLIDLARPKLTAEELIELCNYLSMYVGSGLDVQSALGDLAAASKRPAFKKAMLDLQGYLLDGFMISQAMEKTGVIPSAISTLASIGEESGSLEGTLKDAAEHIERVESIKSTTKRAMIYPAFTLVAMLGGFIFWTAFVVPKIVDLFYTMGVELPTATVLLINISEFMAAYWLYCVLVIVSIPSCFTLARRLPKFRYLTDRFLWKMPIFGQIVRGSQLAFYFQYMALMYSAGIPITTALITINKSLSNSYFQSRVSDIADSLKSGESLLDAFGANDTFDTLVNRMMGIGEQTGSLDKQLTRLANIYFERVHLLVDSISKLIEPLIMAIVAVMFAFFAIALLGPLYELMTNMRA, from the coding sequence ATGTCCTACTTTTTTTATACCACACTTGATGATGATGGCCGAAACAAGAGGCACACTGAATTCTTTGTGAATGAGGATGTCTTTCTTGAAGATTTGGCCAATCGCCATATTGATCCAGTGTCCTATTTTAAAATTCCTGACATCATTACTCCTCTCATAGACTTGGCCAGACCCAAGTTGACGGCTGAAGAATTGATAGAGCTGTGCAACTATCTTTCCATGTATGTTGGTAGTGGTCTGGATGTGCAGTCTGCACTGGGAGATCTTGCCGCAGCATCCAAACGCCCCGCCTTCAAAAAAGCCATGCTGGATTTGCAAGGATATCTTTTGGATGGCTTCATGATTTCCCAGGCAATGGAAAAAACAGGCGTGATTCCAAGCGCCATTTCTACGCTGGCCAGTATTGGTGAGGAAAGTGGATCGTTAGAGGGGACATTGAAGGATGCTGCCGAGCATATAGAACGGGTTGAATCAATAAAGTCGACGACGAAGAGGGCGATGATATACCCAGCATTTACGCTTGTTGCAATGTTGGGCGGGTTTATATTCTGGACTGCCTTTGTTGTCCCCAAGATCGTTGATCTGTTTTACACGATGGGTGTTGAACTTCCGACGGCGACAGTGCTCCTGATTAACATATCAGAGTTTATGGCGGCATACTGGCTGTACTGCGTTCTGGTAATTGTTTCAATACCGTCTTGTTTTACGCTTGCCAGGCGGCTGCCAAAATTCAGATATTTAACGGATAGATTTCTGTGGAAAATGCCGATCTTCGGTCAGATTGTCCGAGGATCTCAGCTCGCTTTTTATTTTCAGTACATGGCGCTGATGTACAGTGCCGGTATTCCTATTACTACCGCATTAATTACCATCAATAAATCGCTGAGCAACAGCTACTTCCAATCGAGAGTGTCAGATATAGCAGATTCGCTGAAGTCAGGCGAATCACTGCTGGATGCGTTTGGGGCAAATGATACTTTCGATACGCTGGTTAATCGAATGATGGGTATAGGGGAGCAGACTGGATCATTGGACAAACAGTTGACCAGGCTTGCCAATATTTATTTTGAACGAGTGCATCTGCTGGTGGACAGCATCAGCAAACTGATTGAGCCGTTAATTATGGCGATTGTGGCGGTAATGTTTGCATTCTTTGCAATTGCCTTGCTTGGTCCGCTGTATGAGTTAATGACGAATATGAGGGCTTAA